A stretch of DNA from Schizosaccharomyces osmophilus chromosome 2, complete sequence:
tacCGCAGACAAGTCTGATTACTAAAATGACGTAAGTGAAGATAAGGTCCTAAGCGATATAATTAGCTGGAAGGGGTTCGAAAAAGCaatacaaaaaatcaacaatcttttttgttttgactTTATAGATTTTAGAAATGTCAAGCAATAGTCTTCCtctcaaaaacaaagtcgCCATCGTTACAGGAGGCTCCAGAGGTATCGGAGCAGGAATTGCTGAGACATTGGCACGCCGTGGTGCGAAGGTTGCAATTACTTTTACCTCTGAGAGTAGCAAGGGAATTACAGAGAAATTAGTAAATAAGATCAAAGGATTTGATACTTCAGCAGATGCCATCAGTATTCAAGCCGACTTAAGCGACGTCGCAAGTGCTGAACACATTGTTGATACCACAGTCAAAGCTTTTGGTCCCACCATCCATATTCTCGTTAATAATGCTGGatttcttgaaataaaaacacTAGGAATGATTACCAAGCAAGACTATCATCGGATTTTTGATGTAAACGTTAGAGCCGTCCTGTTTATGGCAGACGCCGTAGTTGCTCATCTTCCCAAGAAAGAAGACAGTAATGGGGGCAGAATTATAAATATTGGAAGTATTATAGGAAGAGAGGGTTGCGTTGGACAATCTATTTATGCTGCAAGCAAAGCAGCAATTGAAGGGTTTACGAGGTGCTGGGCTGCTGAATTAGGCCCGCAAGGTCACACAGTCAATCAAGTCAATCCAGGAGCGGTGGATACGGATATGATAAGAAAGTCtaattttgatgaagaaatagTAAGAAAAATAACTCCTTTTGAAAACCGCTTTGCACAGCCTCAAGACATTGCCGATATCGTTGCTTTCCTTGCCGAAGAAAACAGTAGATGGGTTACTGGGCAAACGATATCGGCCTCTGGTGGATTGCGAATGTATTGATACttaattataaaagaaaatagttttttttgtgaaagaGTTGTGTTTTGACTAATCGTATTGAGCGTGTCTAAAAGTTCATGGTTGACTCACAATAATCTAGTCAGCTGTTGTTTTCGAGTACCTCTACGATAGATTGgtcatttgaaaaagtacatttctttttacttgGTACCAACGTATCAAAATTAATACCTTTTCACCAAGTCCATTCGTTAATATCATTGAAATTTGCTTCCATTGAATCTGTAGGAttggaagaggaaaaataaTCGGTTGGTAAGTATGCTTGCACATTGACGTGCGAGTTTTCGGAAAATATGTTAGATTGACCAGATACACCTAAAAGACGATTGAACTTCTGAAATAGTTGTCTCTAGGCCTATTTGACCAGAGCTTCACTAACCAAATCCGATTCTTTGAAGTAAGGTTTGTCCCTCTGTGACCCTGTACTCATGTTTATCCAAAATCAAACCTTCCTTATCCAAGAggtaaagttttttttttaaaatttctaCCTATCTTTATCCCTTCTTTAAACTTTACTGGAAACAACTGGGTCAGCTATACTACACCTGTTATGCCAGCAACAATAACAAACTTTTGTGGGTTCGACTTACTTTTGATAAGGCGAACAGCGGAGAATATGATTGCTAGTTTCAACCCCAGTACCTTGAATATCATCATTGAATCAAGGTAATTTAGGACTATAACGATCGAAAGCTGTTTAGCGTCTATGCTGGCAAAATACTCGAAACGCACGAGAGCGTCTGGATATCATTCTTCAACGCTGTAAATATTATAATACAAAAATACACTAAATATTTCTCCATCACATCTTTTCTCAATTCAAGATACATAGGATTCTTCCGGTGATCCTTGTTGTTTGTACCAACATCCAGGACGATGGGTAAGAAACGATCTGGATCCAATCGTGAGCATGAAGTCATTGCTACTTATAGCTACAAGCTGAAAAGAATCCATAGCGAAGCCCACCAAGAAAGTACAGGTTCCTAATGATGCGACGGGGAAGGATGTGTGCATGGTTTCGATAACTTCTGGAAGTCCTGTTGAGTAAATACTAGAAGGAAACGTAACAAAAATTGTTACAATGCAAAGCTAAATAACTACCCACCACTTTCGTAAATGAGACCAATTCCTTGGATTTAGTCCGTCATCAGAACCATCCCTAGTAACAAGGTATTgagttttctcttttggaaattcaCCAATCACGATCGTGTCTTCTTTCATTGTATATCCATATccatttttatattcttgCATGTCGTTTATAAATTACTGTTCTTGTTCgaattctttggaagcaCTTGATGATGTATCGGTACGAAAGCATGGTAGAGTGCGTGATACACCGTTCTTGTAGCATAGTACTGTTTAAACTTTTTTCCGGTAGCAAGAGAAAGCAAATCCATACTTCTTTCTAGACTGTTCttgaatataaaagaaaataagaaaatgtCCTGTAATACCTAGCAGGTTTCCACAAGCTCTCTGTTCACATTGAGCAACACAATGATAATTAAGATAACTtaattactttttcataaaaaaaaaaaaaaaaaaaaaaaaaaaaaaaatgttacTGAGTTAATaaagttttgtttcatttttgtattCATTATATACCGCCGCCGCTTTACTAATCCTAATTACTGATCCACAAACCGCATTCTTGAggcttttcatttttgggAGGGAGAAGACATACAAATTTCGCTCCTCAATACAATGTTTGCTCGATTTTGTATTCATATAATTTGACTTTCCTTAACAACAGAAATGCAATTAGTCATTCGTAAAATACAACTACTCGCCCACTCCGACTGAGGGCTACTTATCTTCGTTTCCGCATAGtccttttttgcttctagATATTCTTACCTAgtaatacaaaaagcaaagttttctatttaattattgaagtttttgtaaaaagtAAGAGATTTTTTAGACTCTTAGATTTGCTATCCTTCTTCCACGATGGTGCGGATTTGCGCTTACGTAGTTTATTCCgaaaaagtatatttatCCGTGGGTTTAAAGCTTCtacaaaaaatcaaataaaaggaatttaATTAATTGCTACAGTTCTTTCTACCAATTTTCTTGGTAATGTGAGCGTGACGCATATAACAACTGCGACTGCTGTCAttagtttttgaaaaaatgaggTTTTTGACAGACTTCGCACGGGGGGAACTGAATAGAATTACAAATCCAATGGAATAAAAGATGGAGTTACTCTGAAGATGAGTAGTCCTGCCCTGAGATTGTAAGATTAACCTCCTATAGATGCAATTCTTTGAAGCCACGAAGGTCATCCAGACAACTTGGACGAATTAGGGACGTTGCCTTTTAGAATATTGTAAAGTTATAACTACTATGGATGGTGCTAAAAATCTTCAACCTCGACCAGGCGTACGCGGAATGCAACCATGGGAAACGATATCTCTAGAGGTCGGAGGTAAAGAATTCAAAGTTACGGGAGTATCTACAAAGCATGTTTTATGGGGAGAGTACACCaggttttttcttcgtgCGACTTCATTCGGTACGAGTCGTGAGGGTCTGCCAGTGTAGTACACATTTCAGGTGATACTGTGTATATCGATGTGTTGAAGgatataaagaaaaagtgtGATGTATCTCTTGctatatttaattttgataATGCTAAATAGATGGGCCATTGCAGGTTACTGTGGATAGTAAGCAAGCCGCTCAACTTGAAAAGGATCTTGATATTGAACTAACGGTGCCTATTCAATTTAAAGGATGTAGCATTTTTAGTAAagcttaaaaaaattaaccAAGGAGTTTGAAAACCGGGGGATTAGTGACAAAGTATGTTGGGTCACCATAGGGAAGCCAAGGACCTTAATTTCCGGCGATGTTGAAGAGCAATACTATATGTAAATACACAAATGAAGtgtgaaaataaatagataaAGAAATCTTATTGTTTCATTCCTTCTAAGGATTTAAACAAGCTCCTCATTGTTTGTCAATTGATGGGTAGGAGCTTGTAtagaaatacaaaaatgaattttattCCAATGTTTCTTAACTTCAAGTTGGTGTTGATAGTTGGAATCAAAAATTATATACTATACAATTTGATACGAGTCTCAGCAAATTCAAACTGAAGTCAACAACCAAAGGTAAAAGAATGTAAATTTCTGTTAGTTGGATCTTGCGGATAGAGatgctttccttttttatttaaaagtttAACTTAAATGCAAACTAtctattttattcaatttcttttcagctAATTCAAGTTTTTagtattgcttttctcCATTATAGACTTCGTGCTTCGTATATCCTTCGTAATGTACCACCTGGTTTGCATTATAGGTCTTGCCAGTGGTAAGTGATATAGTTATCACGTCGACCAGGGTTAGCTCAACCACTTCCTCATTACGTTGAAGTAAGATGATTATCTCTGTTCAAGGAAAACTTAATTCATTTAGAAGTGAGTATCAGTAGATGGAAACATCCTTAAAAAAACGTACTAGAGCAAGAAAAGCTTGTATTGTTTGTcataggaaaaaaagaaagtgcAATGGTACCTTCCCGTGTTCTAATTGTCAAAAACTTCGCTATCAATGTGAATATGCGCCTGAAACGGTAAAAAGTCGCGAGCTTCAGAGTCAGAATAGTCAGCAGGAAACTGAAAAGATAGATAGTCGAGTCCTGGAACCTTACGATTCGAAAAGCACCACGACAAAGCCCGTCATTGCGAATGAAGACTTCtcctttccaaaaaacagcgaaacaaacaagagcTTTAATCAGGAAGGAATTAAAAGGCCGGTTTGTTTCGCGGATATCATCGGCGATAGACTGGGtgtttcttcatcaaaaaattacaaaccATATGCCTGGAACCTTGGCAGTCGTGCTTATCCGAAATGGAGTAAACGAACAAGCAtaacaaaatatttctCTCAAGATCAGTGCCGTTTTTATGCTTCTATATATTTCGAGGACGTTAATCCCATATTTGGATTATTGGATTCTACTactttttttccaaaactgAAATCTGTTTGGAACACAaatatggaagaagaatttgaagcTTTGATATGTATTGTTGTTTTACTGGGCTCTTATTTTTCCCACACTAATTCCTTGGCTAGTGAGCTCGAATTTTCACTTATAGAGCTCTCCGAAAACCTACTGAAACCAGAAACTTTTCCGATGGGAATGAACCCAACAATAACAAAAATCGTTACATGGATGTTAAAAAGCGTGTACTTACGAAATATCGCTGACCCAGCTGATGCTTGGTTAGCATCTTGTACTTCAATGCATCTTATAGAAACTTTATGCATAAAATTTGATTTATTCGAAAATCAGGAAAACAGTTATGAGGGTAACCTTTTCAATAACgactttttgtctttaagCAATATAATTATGATTTCAGAGGCTTTTCATAGAGTTCTAGCTATGGAGATTGAAGCTGCTCCCGTAAAGCTTTCGAGATTGAAAAGCAGATTCCTTGTCGATGGAGAAAATTTACAGAGTCAATCGAACCATCTTGTCCAGTTGGCTAAGGTTTTACCTGAGCctgaagaaacaaatgaaGAGTCCCAGGTAACTATGGTGGAAACAGTGCAAAAAATTTCAGGATTCTCACAGGAACAGCCTAACGTAATAGCACTATTAAAAGCggctgtttcttttcatatgTATAGAAAACTGATTCTCACCAGTTTCCATTTGGATGGAACTACAAGTGGTACAATCTTGAAGATAACTGATGAAGCACTAGATAGATGTCTGATTTTATGTGATAAAGGATTAGGTTGGTGGAACGTTTTAGACGTACCTTTTCATGGAATCTGTGTTCTTTTGTCAATGGATACGAAAGAAAGTTTACTCTTGATACCGAAGGCATACGGTGTACTGAAAACAGTTGTCAAGACTTTCAATACTATTCCTTCGCAAAGTGCTTTACAGGTATCATCCGAGTTGTGTTATGCATTACGAAATAAGAAACTGGGTGAGGCAAATATTTTGGATATGGAGGAAGACGAAGGTAGTACCCGTTCTTATGATATAAATCCTGGAACGTCTGACTTACTTGTGggaaatccattttttgatttattagATTTAGAAGACATGAATTATTTCGTTTAATATTCTGTTTTCGCTGATCG
This window harbors:
- a CDS encoding short-chain type dehydrogenase/reductase codes for the protein MSSNSLPLKNKVAIVTGGSRGIGAGIAETLARRGAKVAITFTSESSKGITEKLVNKIKGFDTSADAISIQADLSDVASAEHIVDTTVKAFGPTIHILVNNAGFLEIKTLGMITKQDYHRIFDVNVRAVLFMADAVVAHLPKKEDSNGGRIINIGSIIGREGCVGQSIYAASKAAIEGFTRCWAAELGPQGHTVNQVNPGAVDTDMIRKSNFDEEIVRKITPFENRFAQPQDIADIVAFLAEENSRWVTGQTISASGGLRMY
- a CDS encoding Zn-dependent hydrolases of the beta-lactamase, giving the protein MDGAKNLQPRPGVRGMQPWETISLEVGGKEFKVTGVSTKHVLWGEYTRFFLRATSFDGPLQVTVDSKQAAQLEKDLDIELTVPIQFKGCSIFSKA
- a CDS encoding c6 zinc finger domain protein; the protein is METSLKKRTRARKACIVCHRKKRKCNGTFPCSNCQKLRYQCEYAPETVKSRELQSQNSQQETEKIDSRVLEPYDSKSTTTKPVIANEDFSFPKNSETNKSFNQEGIKRPVCFADIIGDRLGVSSSKNYKPYAWNLGSRAYPKWSKRTSITKYFSQDQCRFYASIYFEDVNPIFGLLDSTTFFPKLKSVWNTNMEEEFEALICIVVLLGSYFSHTNSLASELEFSLIELSENLLKPETFPMGMNPTITKIVTWMLKSVYLRNIADPADAWLASCTSMHLIETLCIKFDLFENQENSYEGNLFNNDFLSLSNIIMISEAFHRVLAMEIEAAPVKLSRLKSRFLVDGENLQSQSNHLVQLAKVLPEPEETNEESQVTMVETVQKISGFSQEQPNVIALLKAAVSFHMYRKLILTSFHLDGTTSGTILKITDEALDRCLILCDKGLGWWNVLDVPFHGICVLLSMDTKESLLLIPKAYGVLKTVVKTFNTIPSQSALQVSSELCYALRNKKLGEANILDMEEDEGSTRSYDINPGTSDLLVGNPFFDLLDLEDMNYFV